One genomic region from Podarcis raffonei isolate rPodRaf1 chromosome Z, rPodRaf1.pri, whole genome shotgun sequence encodes:
- the ADAMTS13 gene encoding A disintegrin and metalloproteinase with thrombospondin motifs 13 isoform X6: MIVLTEPEEGIDISTNITSSIISICKWAGKVNPENDSDPHHADLVLYVTRFDLELPDGNKQVRGVTQLGGACSSSWSCIITEDTGFGLGVTIAHEIGHSFGIQHDGEGNRCAGDGHIMGSEGGHNSVDLTWSACSREQFLAFVSTGQASCTNDLPDLKDNIPGGKPGLYYGVDEQCKTAFGGRATACTFSRHDIDMCKVLSCHTNPADQSSCTRILIPLLDGTECGINKWCSKGRCRSLEELIPIAAVHGKWSTWTAFTACSRSCGGGVVARRRQCNNPRPAFGGRQCEGEDLQAEMCNEQPCPTTTQVGFMDEQCALTDMKPLYLSLEFPSFYMWVSAVGYTKGDAMCKHMCRASGKNFMVSRGDRFTDGTRCELSSCAEETAVGLCVMGSCRMFGCDGRMDSVKRMDMCRVCGGDNTTCFGVKDSYAEGKSREYVTFLRLPPNTTMVHVVNRNPLFTHLGVKVQGQYVVAGKGRISFNITYPSALEDNRIEYKVFLTVENLPSLEEIHVNGPTQEDIDIQVYRKYGKEYGAATSPDIAFSYFRPSEKEVHSWVPQLGPCSVSCGEGALKVSYFCFDRARNEMTDDLHCLKTPRPPARQEPCAVAPCQPQWVAEYFGPCSVPCGGGVMERLVYCAKEERGLNVTLPDSECVDAPKPSAVESCNTEMCLPRWKESEPGQCSAICGLGVAPVNLTCVQLWDGVESTVDASLCPADEKPLAFVSCMVNICPLGWNTQEEMPHSELLVPFWPHKTGNRSVYVWSPLAGACPVTCGGGLMWLSYVCLVFDTRVEAEEERCNQSPKPASQLELCNPTPCPASWEVKELAPCPVTCGGGKIPLSVRCVRRDKNTTRTLPHSKCSRIHRPASSRECAMEPCPARWSYKMGTCSTSCGRGVMRKVLYCARATGEKAEEEILPDTVCESLPRPEEQEVCNLEPCPPRWKVTRMGPCSSSCGLGVATQLVTCMQLSGGQEIELAKSQCPEAEKPPFSVPCVIRVCPYEWRVTKWTQCSASCGNGIQTRQDFCVNPETGARVNPTFCMHSPKPVMLRSCSVAPCLEQATAAPVSRTDLRTLPPPTEQLMAAVTIGPEKPHHRALDLPQPDGLAPSMKRFEDILWDADEYSPCGQLFLNSTGFINMTGVQASDCIVAIGRPLGEVLRVQVLESSLNCSAGDVMLFSTRMMWRTGCKKLAHSTINTRTNTLVVRQRHLGPGNGVSLWYSSKVAAKKYHQDCDVQLFGPSGRIVTPMPLAGWGQQGACRTFVDVAPRHRIAIQAAYVDPTADSNQTHSSYISVRKLHRIRDVNAMKTAVFHGNQPFYWESVGSRAEIEFSKDFASVGFQAEYWVTLPK; this comes from the exons CACTGAAcctgag GAAGGCATCGACATCTCTACCAACATTACTTCCTCGATCATCAGCATTTGCAAATGGGCTGGGAAAGTCAACCCTGAGAATGATTCGGATCCTCACCATGCAGATCTAGTTCTGTACGTGACCAG ATTTGACCTGGAATTGCCTGATGGAAACAAGCAAGTGCGTGGTGTCACTCAGCTGGGCGGGGCCTGTTCCAGTTCCTGGAGCTGCATCATCACCGAAGACACTGGATTTGGTCTAGGAGTTACCATTGCCCACGAGATCGGTCACAG CTTTGGGATCCAGCATGACGGAGAAGGGAACCGATGTGCAGGCGATGGGCACATCATGGGCTCTGAAGGTGGCCACAACAGTGTGGATTTGACCTGGTCCGCCTGTAGCAGAGAGCAGTTCTTAGCCTTTGTCAG TACAGGCCAAGCAAGCTGCACAAATGACTTGCCAGACCTCAAGGACAATATCCCAGGAGGGAAGCCAGGCCTTTATTATGGGGTGGATGAGCAGTGCAAAACGGCCTTTGGCGGCAGAGCTACAGCTTGCACTTTCTCCAGGCACGACATT GATATGTGCAAAGTTCTTTCTTGCCACACTAATCCAGCTGACCAATCCAGCTGCACTCGGATCCTCATTCCCCTCCTGGATGGCACTGAATGTGGAATCAACAAG TGGTGCTCCAAAGGCCGCTGTAGATCTTTGGAAGAACTGATTCCTATTGCAGCAGTCCATGGGAAGTGGTCTACTTGGACTGCCTTTACTGCCTGCTCCCGGAGCTGTGGTGGGGGAGTCGTGGCCAGGCGGCGACAGTGCAACAACCCCAG ACCTGCTTTTGGTGGACGTCAGTGTGAGGGAGAAGACTTGCAAGCAGAGATGTGTAATGAACAG CCCTGCCCAACGACAACCCAGGTGGGTTTCATGGATGAACAATGTGCTTTGACGGATATGAAACCACTTTACCTCAGCCTTGAGTTCCCATCCTTCTATATGTGGGTGTCGGCTGTTGGCTACACCAAAG GAGATGCCATGTGCAAACACATGTGTAGGGCATCTGGGAAGAATTTCATGGTGAGCCGAGGGGATCGATTCACAGATGGAACAAGGTGTGAGCTGAGCAGCTGTGCAGAAGAGACAGCGGTTGGCCTGTGTGTGATGGGCAGCTGCAGG ATGTTTGGTTGTGACGGTAGGATGGATTCTGTGAAGAGGATGGATATGTGCCGCGTATGTGGTGGAGACAACACTACCTGTTTCGGTGTGAAGGACTCTTACGCAGAAGGAAAATCCAGAG AGTACGTTACATTTTTGAGGCTCCCTCCTAACACCACCATGGTCCATGTGGTCAACCGGAACCCACTGTTCACGCATTTGG GTGTGAAGGTACAAGGGCAGTATGTAGTGGCAGGGAAAGGCAGAATCTCTTTCAACATCACGTACCCCTCAGCCCTGGAAGACAATCGGATAGAATACAAGGTCTTTCTCACTGTGGAGAACCTGCCAAGCTTGGAGGAGATTCACGTGAATGGGCCAACGCAGGAGGACATAGACATACAG GTTTATAGGAAATATGGGAAGGAGTATGGGGCTGCCACTAGCCCAGACATTGCCTTCAGCTACTTCAGACCAAGTGAGAAAGAGGTACATTCATGGGTACCCCAGCTTGGCCCCTGCTCCGTGAGCTGTGGGGAAG GTGCTCTGAAGGTCAGTTACTTCTGCTTTGACAGGGCAAGGAATGAAATGACGGATGACCTACATTGTCTGAAGACCCCAAGGCCCCCTGCCAGGCAAGAGCCTTGTGCTGTGGCCCCCTGCCAGCCCCA ATGGGTAGCAGAGTACTTTGGGCCCTGCAGCGTCCCCTGTGGCGGTGGTGTGATGGAGCGACTGGTTTACTgtgcaaaggaagaaagaggaTTGAATGTGACCCTGCCTGATTCAGAATGTGTGGATGCTCCCAAACCATCAGCTGTCGAGTCCTGCAACACTGAGATGTGTCTTCCAAG GTGGAAGGAATCAGAGCCAGGCCAGTGCTCTGCGATTTGTGGCTTGGGGGTTGCCCCAGTGAATTTGACTTGCGTTCAACTCTGGGATGGGGTGGAAAGTACCGTGGATGCCAGCCTGTGCCCAGCGGATGAGAAGCCCCTGGCCTTTGTGTCTTGCATGGTGAACATCTGCCCTTTGGGATGGAACACG CAGGAAGAGATGCCCCACTCAGAGCTCTTGGTCCCGTTTTGGCCTCATAAGACTGGAAATCGCTCAGTGTATGTCTGGAGCCCTTTGGCTGGAGCATGCCCTGTCACCTGCGGGGGAG GCTTGATGTGGCTGAGCTATGTCTGCCTGGTCTTTGACACCAGagtggaagcagaggaggaacGTTGTAACCAGTCACCAAAGCCAGCAAGTCAGCTGGAACTGTGTAACCCCACGCCATGTCCAGCAAG CTGGGAAGTGAAGGAACTCGCTCCATGCCCTGTGACCTGTGGTGGAGGAAAGATACCCCTCTCGGTCCGCTGCGTCCGGCGAGACAAGAACACAACCCGCACTCTTCCTCACTCGAAATGTAGCCGGATACACAGGCCAGCCAGCAGCAGAGAATGTGCTATGGAGCCATGCCCAGCCAG GTGGTCCTACAAAATGGGCACATGTAGCACCAGTTGTGGTAGAGGCGTGATGCGCAAGGTCCTGTACTGTGCACGGGCAACGGGGGAGAAGGCGGAGGAAGAGATTCTACCAGACACGGTCTGTGAGAGTTTGCCTCGCCCGGAAGAGCAGGAAGTGTGCAACCTGGAACCATGTCCCCCAAG gTGGAAAGTGACTAGAATGGGTCCGTGTTCCTCCTCCTGTGGACTTGGGGTAGCCACCCAGTTGGTGACTTGCATGCAGCTTTCTGGGGGACAAGAGATTGAGCTGGCTAAGAGCCAGTGCCCAGAAGCAGAGAAGCCCCCCTTCAGTGTGCCTTGTGTGATCCGGGTCTGCCCTTATGAATGGAGGGTCACCAAATGGACACAG TgttctgcctcttgtgggaatggTATTCAGACACGACAGGATTTCTGCGTCAATCCCGAAACTGGGGCACGGGTGAACCCCACCTTTTGCATGCACTCCCCTAAGCCTGTGATGTTGCGAAGTTGCTCTGTCGCTCCCTGCCTTGAACAGGCCACAGCAGCTCCAGTCTCCAGGACAGATCTCAGGACTTTGCCGCCTCCTACGGAGCAACTGATGGCTGCAGTGACCATTGGCCCTGAAAAGCCACACCATAGAGCTTTGGACCTTCCACAGCCTGATGGACTAGCTCCTTCCATGAAACGATTTGAGGATATACTGTGGGATGCTGATGAGTACA gtCCCTGTGGGCAGCTGTTCCTAAATTCCACTGGGTTCATCAACATGACTGGTGTGCAAGCCAGCGACTGCATTGTTGCCATTGGCCGCCCCTTAGGAGAGGTCCTAAGGGTCCAAGTGCTGGAGAGCTCCCTGAACTGCAGTGCAG GTGACGTGATGTTGTTTTCTACACGGATGATGTGGCGGACAGGCTGTAAGAAGCTGGCGCATTCCACCATAAACACCAGGACCAACACGCTGGTGGTGAGACAGCGCCACCTGGGTCCTGGGAATGGAGTTTCCCTTTGGTACAGCAGCAAAGTGGCAGCTAAGAAATACCATCAAG